The following are encoded in a window of Panicum virgatum strain AP13 chromosome 5N, P.virgatum_v5, whole genome shotgun sequence genomic DNA:
- the LOC120676244 gene encoding UDP-glucuronate:xylan alpha-glucuronosyltransferase 1-like isoform X3, which translates to MGSLEARYRPAGAAEDTAKRRTQKSKSFKEVEKFDVFVLEKSSGCKFRSLQLLLFAIMSAAFLTLLYTPSVYEHQLQSSSRLVNGWIWDKRSSDPLYVSSASIQWEDVYKSIQNLNGGEQKLKVALLNFNRTEFGTWTDMLPESDFSVVRLEHANETITWQTLYPEWIDEEEETEIPSCPSLPDPNFPRSTHFDVVAVKLPCSRVAGWSRDVARLHLQLSAAKIAATTARSNGGVHVLFVTDCFPIPNLFSCKNLVKREGNAWLYKPDVKALQEKLRLPVGSCELAVPLNAKARLYTVDRRREAYATILHSASEYVCGAITAAQSIRQAGSTRDLVILVDETISDHHRKGLESAGWKVRIIERIRNPKAERDAYNEWNYSKFRLWQLTDYDKVIFIDADLLILRNIDFLFAMPEITATGNNATLFNSGVMVIEPSNCTFQLLMEHINEITSYNGGDQGYLNEIFTWWHRIPKHMNFLKHFWEGDEEAVKAKKTRLFGANPPILYVLHYLGRKPWLCFRDYDCNWNVEILREFASNVAHARWWKVHNKMPKKLQSYCLLRSRLKAGLEWERRQAEKANFTDGHWKRNITDPRLKTCFEKFCFWESMLWHWGENKTNSTKNNPAPALPAASLSSS; encoded by the exons ATGGGTTCCTTGGAGGCCCGgtaccggccggccggggcagc TGAGGACACAGctaagagaaggactcagaaAAGCAAAAGTTTCAAAGAGGTTGAAAAATTTGATGTTTTTGTACTGGAGAAAAGCTCGGGATGCAAATTCAGATCCTTGCAACTTTTGCTCTTTGCTATCATGTCTGCTGCATTTCTAACCCTCCTATACACACCGTCTGTGTATGAACATCAGCTACAGTCAAGCTCTCG ACTTGTCAATGGGTGGATATGGGATAAGAGAAGTTCTGATCCCCTATATGTATCTTCTGCCAGCATTCAATGGGAAGATGTATATAAAAGTATTCAAAATCTGAATGGTGGTGAACAAAAGCTCAAAGTTGCACTCCTGAATTTTAACAGAACTGAGTTTGGCACTTGGACAGATATGCTCCCAGAAAGTGATTTTTCAGTCGTAAGACTAGAGCATGCCAATGAAACCATTACCTGGCAGACTCTCTATCCTGAATGGatagatgaggaggaagaaacaGAGATACCATCTTGCCCTTCGCTTCCAGATCCAAATTTTCCAAGATCGACACACTTCGATGTTGTTGCTGTTAAGCTTCCCTGTTCTCGTGTGGCGGGTTGGTCAAGAGATGTTGCACGGCTGCATTTGCAGTTATCAGCAGCAAAAATAGCAGCGACCACGGCAAGAAGCAATGGTGGAGTCCATGTGCTCTTTGTGACTGATTGCTTCCCGATTCCAAATCTCTTCTCTTGCAAGAACCTGGTGAAACGCGAAGGCAATGCTTGGCTGTACAAACCTGATGTGAAGGCTCTACAGGAGAAGCTCAGGCTACCTGTTGGTTCCTGTGAGCTTGCTGTTCCACTGAACGCAAAAG CACGACTTTACACAGTGGACAGACGCAGAGAAGCATATGCTACAATACTGCATTCAGCAAGTGAATATGTTTGTGGTGCAATCACAGCAGCTCAAAGCATTCGCCAAGCAGGATCTACAAGAGACCTTGTTATTCTTGTTGATGAGACAATAAGTGATCACCACCGCAAGGGGCTGGAATCTGCGGGGTGGAAGGTCAGGATAATAGAGAGGATCCGGAACCCTAAGGCTGAACGTGATGCCTACAACGAATGGAACTACAGCAAATTCCGGCTATGGCAGCTTACAGATTATGACAAGGTTATATTCATTGATGCCGATCTCCTTATCCTTAGGAATATTGATTTCTTGTTTGCAATGCCGGAAATCACTGCAACTGGCAACAATGCAACACTGTTCAACTCTGGAGTGATGGTCATTGAGCCCTCGAACTGCACATTCCAGTTACTGATGGAGCACATCAATGAGATAACATCGTACAACGGTGGTGACCAGGGCTACCTGAATGAGATATTCACATGGTGGCATCGCATTCCAAAACACATGAACTTCTTGAAGCATTTCTGGGAGGGCGATGAAGAGGCAGTGAAGGCAAAGAAGACTAGGTTGTTTGGGGCTAACCCGCCAATCCTTTATGTCCTTCACTACTTGGGCCGGAAGCCATGGTTGTGCTTCCGGGACTACGACTGCAACTGGAATGTTGAAATTCTGCGGGAGTTTGCGAGTAATGTTGCGCATGCTCGCTGGTGGAAGGTGCACAACAAGATGCCGAAGAAGCTTCAGAGCTATTGCCTTCTGAGGTCAAGGCTGAAGGCCGGGTTGGAGTGGGAGCGGCGGCAGGCTGAGAAAGCAAACTTCACTGACGGGCACTGGAAAAGGAACATAACTGATCCAAGGCTGAAAACCTGCTTTGAGAAGTTCTGCTTCTGGGAGAGCATGCTGTGGCATTGGGGTGAGAACAAGACCAACTCGACAAAGAACAATCCGGCACCTGCGCTGCCTGCTGCGAGCCTGTCGAGCTCATGA
- the LOC120676244 gene encoding putative UDP-glucuronate:xylan alpha-glucuronosyltransferase 3 isoform X1, which produces MGSLEARYRPAGAARAACWTGFQLSCEDTAKRRTQKSKSFKEVEKFDVFVLEKSSGCKFRSLQLLLFAIMSAAFLTLLYTPSVYEHQLQSSSRLVNGWIWDKRSSDPLYVSSASIQWEDVYKSIQNLNGGEQKLKVALLNFNRTEFGTWTDMLPESDFSVVRLEHANETITWQTLYPEWIDEEEETEIPSCPSLPDPNFPRSTHFDVVAVKLPCSRVAGWSRDVARLHLQLSAAKIAATTARSNGGVHVLFVTDCFPIPNLFSCKNLVKREGNAWLYKPDVKALQEKLRLPVGSCELAVPLNAKARLYTVDRRREAYATILHSASEYVCGAITAAQSIRQAGSTRDLVILVDETISDHHRKGLESAGWKVRIIERIRNPKAERDAYNEWNYSKFRLWQLTDYDKVIFIDADLLILRNIDFLFAMPEITATGNNATLFNSGVMVIEPSNCTFQLLMEHINEITSYNGGDQGYLNEIFTWWHRIPKHMNFLKHFWEGDEEAVKAKKTRLFGANPPILYVLHYLGRKPWLCFRDYDCNWNVEILREFASNVAHARWWKVHNKMPKKLQSYCLLRSRLKAGLEWERRQAEKANFTDGHWKRNITDPRLKTCFEKFCFWESMLWHWGENKTNSTKNNPAPALPAASLSSS; this is translated from the exons ATGGGTTCCTTGGAGGCCCGgtaccggccggccggggcagc GCGTGCAGCATGCTGGACTGGCTTCCAACTAAGCTG TGAGGACACAGctaagagaaggactcagaaAAGCAAAAGTTTCAAAGAGGTTGAAAAATTTGATGTTTTTGTACTGGAGAAAAGCTCGGGATGCAAATTCAGATCCTTGCAACTTTTGCTCTTTGCTATCATGTCTGCTGCATTTCTAACCCTCCTATACACACCGTCTGTGTATGAACATCAGCTACAGTCAAGCTCTCG ACTTGTCAATGGGTGGATATGGGATAAGAGAAGTTCTGATCCCCTATATGTATCTTCTGCCAGCATTCAATGGGAAGATGTATATAAAAGTATTCAAAATCTGAATGGTGGTGAACAAAAGCTCAAAGTTGCACTCCTGAATTTTAACAGAACTGAGTTTGGCACTTGGACAGATATGCTCCCAGAAAGTGATTTTTCAGTCGTAAGACTAGAGCATGCCAATGAAACCATTACCTGGCAGACTCTCTATCCTGAATGGatagatgaggaggaagaaacaGAGATACCATCTTGCCCTTCGCTTCCAGATCCAAATTTTCCAAGATCGACACACTTCGATGTTGTTGCTGTTAAGCTTCCCTGTTCTCGTGTGGCGGGTTGGTCAAGAGATGTTGCACGGCTGCATTTGCAGTTATCAGCAGCAAAAATAGCAGCGACCACGGCAAGAAGCAATGGTGGAGTCCATGTGCTCTTTGTGACTGATTGCTTCCCGATTCCAAATCTCTTCTCTTGCAAGAACCTGGTGAAACGCGAAGGCAATGCTTGGCTGTACAAACCTGATGTGAAGGCTCTACAGGAGAAGCTCAGGCTACCTGTTGGTTCCTGTGAGCTTGCTGTTCCACTGAACGCAAAAG CACGACTTTACACAGTGGACAGACGCAGAGAAGCATATGCTACAATACTGCATTCAGCAAGTGAATATGTTTGTGGTGCAATCACAGCAGCTCAAAGCATTCGCCAAGCAGGATCTACAAGAGACCTTGTTATTCTTGTTGATGAGACAATAAGTGATCACCACCGCAAGGGGCTGGAATCTGCGGGGTGGAAGGTCAGGATAATAGAGAGGATCCGGAACCCTAAGGCTGAACGTGATGCCTACAACGAATGGAACTACAGCAAATTCCGGCTATGGCAGCTTACAGATTATGACAAGGTTATATTCATTGATGCCGATCTCCTTATCCTTAGGAATATTGATTTCTTGTTTGCAATGCCGGAAATCACTGCAACTGGCAACAATGCAACACTGTTCAACTCTGGAGTGATGGTCATTGAGCCCTCGAACTGCACATTCCAGTTACTGATGGAGCACATCAATGAGATAACATCGTACAACGGTGGTGACCAGGGCTACCTGAATGAGATATTCACATGGTGGCATCGCATTCCAAAACACATGAACTTCTTGAAGCATTTCTGGGAGGGCGATGAAGAGGCAGTGAAGGCAAAGAAGACTAGGTTGTTTGGGGCTAACCCGCCAATCCTTTATGTCCTTCACTACTTGGGCCGGAAGCCATGGTTGTGCTTCCGGGACTACGACTGCAACTGGAATGTTGAAATTCTGCGGGAGTTTGCGAGTAATGTTGCGCATGCTCGCTGGTGGAAGGTGCACAACAAGATGCCGAAGAAGCTTCAGAGCTATTGCCTTCTGAGGTCAAGGCTGAAGGCCGGGTTGGAGTGGGAGCGGCGGCAGGCTGAGAAAGCAAACTTCACTGACGGGCACTGGAAAAGGAACATAACTGATCCAAGGCTGAAAACCTGCTTTGAGAAGTTCTGCTTCTGGGAGAGCATGCTGTGGCATTGGGGTGAGAACAAGACCAACTCGACAAAGAACAATCCGGCACCTGCGCTGCCTGCTGCGAGCCTGTCGAGCTCATGA
- the LOC120676244 gene encoding UDP-glucuronate:xylan alpha-glucuronosyltransferase 1-like isoform X2: MCRGCCGGNTAATLSSEDTAKRRTQKSKSFKEVEKFDVFVLEKSSGCKFRSLQLLLFAIMSAAFLTLLYTPSVYEHQLQSSSRLVNGWIWDKRSSDPLYVSSASIQWEDVYKSIQNLNGGEQKLKVALLNFNRTEFGTWTDMLPESDFSVVRLEHANETITWQTLYPEWIDEEEETEIPSCPSLPDPNFPRSTHFDVVAVKLPCSRVAGWSRDVARLHLQLSAAKIAATTARSNGGVHVLFVTDCFPIPNLFSCKNLVKREGNAWLYKPDVKALQEKLRLPVGSCELAVPLNAKARLYTVDRRREAYATILHSASEYVCGAITAAQSIRQAGSTRDLVILVDETISDHHRKGLESAGWKVRIIERIRNPKAERDAYNEWNYSKFRLWQLTDYDKVIFIDADLLILRNIDFLFAMPEITATGNNATLFNSGVMVIEPSNCTFQLLMEHINEITSYNGGDQGYLNEIFTWWHRIPKHMNFLKHFWEGDEEAVKAKKTRLFGANPPILYVLHYLGRKPWLCFRDYDCNWNVEILREFASNVAHARWWKVHNKMPKKLQSYCLLRSRLKAGLEWERRQAEKANFTDGHWKRNITDPRLKTCFEKFCFWESMLWHWGENKTNSTKNNPAPALPAASLSSS; the protein is encoded by the exons ATGTGCAGGGGCTGCTGCGGGGGCAATACGGCTGCCACGTTGAGCAG TGAGGACACAGctaagagaaggactcagaaAAGCAAAAGTTTCAAAGAGGTTGAAAAATTTGATGTTTTTGTACTGGAGAAAAGCTCGGGATGCAAATTCAGATCCTTGCAACTTTTGCTCTTTGCTATCATGTCTGCTGCATTTCTAACCCTCCTATACACACCGTCTGTGTATGAACATCAGCTACAGTCAAGCTCTCG ACTTGTCAATGGGTGGATATGGGATAAGAGAAGTTCTGATCCCCTATATGTATCTTCTGCCAGCATTCAATGGGAAGATGTATATAAAAGTATTCAAAATCTGAATGGTGGTGAACAAAAGCTCAAAGTTGCACTCCTGAATTTTAACAGAACTGAGTTTGGCACTTGGACAGATATGCTCCCAGAAAGTGATTTTTCAGTCGTAAGACTAGAGCATGCCAATGAAACCATTACCTGGCAGACTCTCTATCCTGAATGGatagatgaggaggaagaaacaGAGATACCATCTTGCCCTTCGCTTCCAGATCCAAATTTTCCAAGATCGACACACTTCGATGTTGTTGCTGTTAAGCTTCCCTGTTCTCGTGTGGCGGGTTGGTCAAGAGATGTTGCACGGCTGCATTTGCAGTTATCAGCAGCAAAAATAGCAGCGACCACGGCAAGAAGCAATGGTGGAGTCCATGTGCTCTTTGTGACTGATTGCTTCCCGATTCCAAATCTCTTCTCTTGCAAGAACCTGGTGAAACGCGAAGGCAATGCTTGGCTGTACAAACCTGATGTGAAGGCTCTACAGGAGAAGCTCAGGCTACCTGTTGGTTCCTGTGAGCTTGCTGTTCCACTGAACGCAAAAG CACGACTTTACACAGTGGACAGACGCAGAGAAGCATATGCTACAATACTGCATTCAGCAAGTGAATATGTTTGTGGTGCAATCACAGCAGCTCAAAGCATTCGCCAAGCAGGATCTACAAGAGACCTTGTTATTCTTGTTGATGAGACAATAAGTGATCACCACCGCAAGGGGCTGGAATCTGCGGGGTGGAAGGTCAGGATAATAGAGAGGATCCGGAACCCTAAGGCTGAACGTGATGCCTACAACGAATGGAACTACAGCAAATTCCGGCTATGGCAGCTTACAGATTATGACAAGGTTATATTCATTGATGCCGATCTCCTTATCCTTAGGAATATTGATTTCTTGTTTGCAATGCCGGAAATCACTGCAACTGGCAACAATGCAACACTGTTCAACTCTGGAGTGATGGTCATTGAGCCCTCGAACTGCACATTCCAGTTACTGATGGAGCACATCAATGAGATAACATCGTACAACGGTGGTGACCAGGGCTACCTGAATGAGATATTCACATGGTGGCATCGCATTCCAAAACACATGAACTTCTTGAAGCATTTCTGGGAGGGCGATGAAGAGGCAGTGAAGGCAAAGAAGACTAGGTTGTTTGGGGCTAACCCGCCAATCCTTTATGTCCTTCACTACTTGGGCCGGAAGCCATGGTTGTGCTTCCGGGACTACGACTGCAACTGGAATGTTGAAATTCTGCGGGAGTTTGCGAGTAATGTTGCGCATGCTCGCTGGTGGAAGGTGCACAACAAGATGCCGAAGAAGCTTCAGAGCTATTGCCTTCTGAGGTCAAGGCTGAAGGCCGGGTTGGAGTGGGAGCGGCGGCAGGCTGAGAAAGCAAACTTCACTGACGGGCACTGGAAAAGGAACATAACTGATCCAAGGCTGAAAACCTGCTTTGAGAAGTTCTGCTTCTGGGAGAGCATGCTGTGGCATTGGGGTGAGAACAAGACCAACTCGACAAAGAACAATCCGGCACCTGCGCTGCCTGCTGCGAGCCTGTCGAGCTCATGA
- the LOC120676244 gene encoding UDP-glucuronate:xylan alpha-glucuronosyltransferase 1-like isoform X4 has protein sequence MEEFAVLNTVLCFVYTFYSEDTAKRRTQKSKSFKEVEKFDVFVLEKSSGCKFRSLQLLLFAIMSAAFLTLLYTPSVYEHQLQSSSRLVNGWIWDKRSSDPLYVSSASIQWEDVYKSIQNLNGGEQKLKVALLNFNRTEFGTWTDMLPESDFSVVRLEHANETITWQTLYPEWIDEEEETEIPSCPSLPDPNFPRSTHFDVVAVKLPCSRVAGWSRDVARLHLQLSAAKIAATTARSNGGVHVLFVTDCFPIPNLFSCKNLVKREGNAWLYKPDVKALQEKLRLPVGSCELAVPLNAKARLYTVDRRREAYATILHSASEYVCGAITAAQSIRQAGSTRDLVILVDETISDHHRKGLESAGWKVRIIERIRNPKAERDAYNEWNYSKFRLWQLTDYDKVIFIDADLLILRNIDFLFAMPEITATGNNATLFNSGVMVIEPSNCTFQLLMEHINEITSYNGGDQGYLNEIFTWWHRIPKHMNFLKHFWEGDEEAVKAKKTRLFGANPPILYVLHYLGRKPWLCFRDYDCNWNVEILREFASNVAHARWWKVHNKMPKKLQSYCLLRSRLKAGLEWERRQAEKANFTDGHWKRNITDPRLKTCFEKFCFWESMLWHWGENKTNSTKNNPAPALPAASLSSS, from the exons ATGGAAGAGTTTGCTGTCCTTAACACTGTTTTGTGTTTTGTTTATACTTTTTACAGTGAGGACACAGctaagagaaggactcagaaAAGCAAAAGTTTCAAAGAGGTTGAAAAATTTGATGTTTTTGTACTGGAGAAAAGCTCGGGATGCAAATTCAGATCCTTGCAACTTTTGCTCTTTGCTATCATGTCTGCTGCATTTCTAACCCTCCTATACACACCGTCTGTGTATGAACATCAGCTACAGTCAAGCTCTCG ACTTGTCAATGGGTGGATATGGGATAAGAGAAGTTCTGATCCCCTATATGTATCTTCTGCCAGCATTCAATGGGAAGATGTATATAAAAGTATTCAAAATCTGAATGGTGGTGAACAAAAGCTCAAAGTTGCACTCCTGAATTTTAACAGAACTGAGTTTGGCACTTGGACAGATATGCTCCCAGAAAGTGATTTTTCAGTCGTAAGACTAGAGCATGCCAATGAAACCATTACCTGGCAGACTCTCTATCCTGAATGGatagatgaggaggaagaaacaGAGATACCATCTTGCCCTTCGCTTCCAGATCCAAATTTTCCAAGATCGACACACTTCGATGTTGTTGCTGTTAAGCTTCCCTGTTCTCGTGTGGCGGGTTGGTCAAGAGATGTTGCACGGCTGCATTTGCAGTTATCAGCAGCAAAAATAGCAGCGACCACGGCAAGAAGCAATGGTGGAGTCCATGTGCTCTTTGTGACTGATTGCTTCCCGATTCCAAATCTCTTCTCTTGCAAGAACCTGGTGAAACGCGAAGGCAATGCTTGGCTGTACAAACCTGATGTGAAGGCTCTACAGGAGAAGCTCAGGCTACCTGTTGGTTCCTGTGAGCTTGCTGTTCCACTGAACGCAAAAG CACGACTTTACACAGTGGACAGACGCAGAGAAGCATATGCTACAATACTGCATTCAGCAAGTGAATATGTTTGTGGTGCAATCACAGCAGCTCAAAGCATTCGCCAAGCAGGATCTACAAGAGACCTTGTTATTCTTGTTGATGAGACAATAAGTGATCACCACCGCAAGGGGCTGGAATCTGCGGGGTGGAAGGTCAGGATAATAGAGAGGATCCGGAACCCTAAGGCTGAACGTGATGCCTACAACGAATGGAACTACAGCAAATTCCGGCTATGGCAGCTTACAGATTATGACAAGGTTATATTCATTGATGCCGATCTCCTTATCCTTAGGAATATTGATTTCTTGTTTGCAATGCCGGAAATCACTGCAACTGGCAACAATGCAACACTGTTCAACTCTGGAGTGATGGTCATTGAGCCCTCGAACTGCACATTCCAGTTACTGATGGAGCACATCAATGAGATAACATCGTACAACGGTGGTGACCAGGGCTACCTGAATGAGATATTCACATGGTGGCATCGCATTCCAAAACACATGAACTTCTTGAAGCATTTCTGGGAGGGCGATGAAGAGGCAGTGAAGGCAAAGAAGACTAGGTTGTTTGGGGCTAACCCGCCAATCCTTTATGTCCTTCACTACTTGGGCCGGAAGCCATGGTTGTGCTTCCGGGACTACGACTGCAACTGGAATGTTGAAATTCTGCGGGAGTTTGCGAGTAATGTTGCGCATGCTCGCTGGTGGAAGGTGCACAACAAGATGCCGAAGAAGCTTCAGAGCTATTGCCTTCTGAGGTCAAGGCTGAAGGCCGGGTTGGAGTGGGAGCGGCGGCAGGCTGAGAAAGCAAACTTCACTGACGGGCACTGGAAAAGGAACATAACTGATCCAAGGCTGAAAACCTGCTTTGAGAAGTTCTGCTTCTGGGAGAGCATGCTGTGGCATTGGGGTGAGAACAAGACCAACTCGACAAAGAACAATCCGGCACCTGCGCTGCCTGCTGCGAGCCTGTCGAGCTCATGA